The Euphorbia lathyris chromosome 2, ddEupLath1.1, whole genome shotgun sequence genome includes a window with the following:
- the LOC136219001 gene encoding uncharacterized protein, whose protein sequence is METTRSTPNTNIEEQSTDRIDPVGPNIRRKTDIGWRYCSEGTNNEGKKVLICCFCLKKIAGGGINRMKLHLSNIQGNVEPCHKVPADVKFLIESSMKENAQKAKEKKGLISMEEVREKNSPIPVASKDLCSASSKKRKASDISTYFKAGKQDATQPSIKACMQSKERWHDTDMAIALWFYDACILMNAVNSPFFQAALDKVASIGHGYKAPTYHALRVTLLKDARTHVRLLVDSLREHWTEYGCTIMSDGWTDTRQRPLINFLVYCPEGISFIKSVDASDIITDADTLCNIFGEIVEIVGPENVVHMVTDNGANYKAAGRKLSERYSTIKWSPCAVHCLNLVIKDIAEMPKVKDIATLVSKITVFVYNHKWTLNWLRKRAGSSEIVRPGATHFATTFIALKSLHDHKNHLQALVVCDDFKKFLKMPKGKDVKQIVLDERFWNNSLILVRVMTPLIRLLRICDSDQKPAIGYVYEGMHRARIDIKELFKGKKQLYKPYTIVIKNHWDKMLRHSIHAAAYWLNPAFQYDKKNMCQKPEIMKSFLDMVDNQSLYNKQKVVQENIIYQTRKKCFSRDMALESCKTMRPDEWWRCFAYDVPSLQKFAMRILSQTASSSGCERNWSVFERIHTKKRNRLEHQRLNDLVYVHYNLRLQNRSIIEKRSYDPVDYESIDKTEFWIVEEEQEGELNIDELENMIDEYPNVNEEPVSIPFEVNGDEPVIPDEDNDDDDDIEINVDDEDWMNYGRNE, encoded by the exons atggaAACCACTAGATCAACACCAAACACAAACATTGAAGAACAGTCTACTGATAGAATTGATCCAGTCGGGCCAAACATTAGGAGAAAGACGGATATAGGATGGAGATATTGTAGCGAAGGCACTAACAATGAGGGTAAAAAGGTTCTGATATGTTGTTTCTGTCTAAAGAAAATAGCTGGGGGTGGTATTAACAGGATGAAACTACATCTTTCAAACATTCAAGGCAATGTTGAACCGTGCCATAAAGTTCCTGCGGATGTCAAGTTCTTAATAGAAAGTTCTATGAAAGAAAATGCGcagaaagcaaaagaaaagaagggctTGATTAGTATGGAAGAGGTAAGAGAGAAGAATTCACCAATTCCCGTAGCATCAAAAGATTTGTGTTCTGCATCCtccaaaaagaggaaagctTCAGATATTAGCACTTATTTCAAAGCTGGAAAGCAAGATGCCACACAACCTTCTATCAAGGCATGTATGCAAAGCAAAGAAAGGTGGCACGACACAGATATGGCAATTGCATTATGGTTTTATGATGCTTGCATCCTAATGAATGCAGTGAATTCACCATTTTTTCAGGCTGCTTTGGACAAAGTAGCAAGTATAGGCCATGGATACAAAGCTCCTACATATCATGCCTTGCGTGTCACTTTATTGAAAGATGCAAGAACACATGTTAGGTTGCTTGTTGATTCTCTTCGTGAACATTGGACCGAGTATGGATGCACAATTATGAGTGATGGATGGACTGATACGAGACAAAGACCACTGATTAATTTTTTAGTGTATTGTCCAGAAGGCATTTCTTTCATCAAGTCGGTTGATGCTTCAGATATTATCACAGATGCAGACACCTTGTGTAATATTTTTGGAGAGATTGTTGAGATTGTTGGTCCAGAGAATGTGGTGCATATGGTGACAGACAATGGTGCAAATTATAAAGCTGCAGGAAGGAAACTCTCGGAGAGGTATTCTACTATTAAGTGGTCTCCATGTGCTGTTCATTGTTTGAATTTGGTGATTAAAGATATTGCTGAGATGCCAAAGGTAAAAGATATTGCTACTTTAGTTTCAAAGATCACTGTTTTTGTCTACAATCATAAATGGACATTGAATTGGCTTAGAAAAAGAGCTGGTTCGTCAGAGATAGTTCGTCCTGGAGCTACCCATTTTGCTACAACATTTATTGCATTGAAGAGCTTACATGATCATAAGAATCACTTGCAGGCATTAGTGGTGTGTGATGACTTCAAAAAATTTCTTAAGATGCCAAAAGGTAAAGATGTTAAGCAAATTGTTTTGGATGAAAGATTTTGGAACAATAGTTTGATTCTTGTTAGAGTGATGACACCTTTGATACGCCTTCTGCGAATTTGTGATTCTGATCAAAAACCGGCAATAGGGTATGTGTATGAAGGTATGCATAGGGCTCGTATTGACATAAAAGAATTATTCAAAGGGAAGAAGCAGTTGTACAAGCCTTACACcatagttataaaaaatcatTGGGACAAAATGTTACGCCATAGTATTCATGCTGCTGCGTATTGGCTTAATCCGGCTTTTCAGTATGACAAAAAAAACATGTGTCAAAAGCCTGAAATTATGAAATCATTTTTGGATATGGTTGACAATCAAAGCCTCTACAACAAGCAAAAAGTGGTTCAAGAGAATATCATTTATCAAACTAGGAAAAAATGTTTTTCTCGGGATATGGCTCTTGAAAGTTGCAAGACTATGAGGCCTG atgAATGGTGGAGGTGTTTTGCTTATGATGTCCCAAGCTTGCAGAAGTTTGCAATGAGAATTCTTAGTCAAACTGCTTCTTCATCTGGATGTGAACGTAATTGGAGTGTATTTGAACGAATACACACCAAAAAGAGAAATCGATTAGAGCATCAGAGACTAAATGACTTAGTGTATGTGCATTACAATTTGCGTTTGCAAAATAG GTCCATAATCGAGAAGAGGTCATATGATCCGGTTGATTATGAGTCAATTGACAAAACCGAGTTTTGGATAGtggaagaagaacaagaaggagAACTTAATATTGATGAATTGGAAAATATGATTGATGAATATCCCAACGTTAATGAAGAACCGGTTTCTATTCCTTTTGAAG TGAATGGAGATGAGCCGGTGATACCGGATGAAgataatgatgatgatgatgatattgaaattaacgttgatgatgaagattggatgAATTATGGAAGAAATGAGTGA